TCCGTCCGGCGGGCGCAGGCGCGTCTCTCGAGGCCGCGCGCCGGCCCGCGGAGTTCAGGGCTCTCGAGACGCGCGTGGCGTGCGTCGCGTTCACCGACAACGAGCCGGAATGGGAAGCCGGGTCCCCGGGCGTGCACTATGTTCCGGTGGATCCCCGCGACCGGCGTTTCGCCCGGCTGCTCACCGTCATCAAAGAGGCGCGCCGGACCAACGACCTCGTGATCGTGTCGGCCCACTGGGGGCCGAACTGGGGATACGCGCCGCCGGATGAGCACGTGACCGCCGCTCATCTGTTCGCCGACGCCGGCGCCGACGTGGTCCTCGGCCACAGCCCGCATGTCGTACGCGGCGTCGAGATCTATCGGGGCCGGCCGATTCTCTATAGCTGCGGAAACTACATCGACGACTACGCGGTCGATGCGATCGAGCGGAACGACGAGTCCTTTGTCTTCTGCCTCGACTACGCGGCCGGCGCGCTACAGCGATTGCTGCTGGCGCCGACGATGATCGAAGACTTCCAGGCCCGGCTGGCGCAGGGCCCGGACGCCGAGCGGATCGTGACGCGCATGCAGACGCTCTGCGCCGGGCTCGGTACCGAGGCCCGGCCGATCTCCGAGGGACTGAACGTTCCCTGTCCCGCTGCGCTGAACCTTGCCGGCCGCTTCCTCGACGCTCAGCGCGCAGGCGGCAACGGGGCAGCGTATCTCCCGGCGGGCGTCCGCGGTATCGGGCCGGCGCCCGACCCGACTTCCGCCCCGCAGCCGATAGCCGGGTCCCGCGGGCCGAGAGTACGCTGGTGTTGCCGAAACACGGCCGGCTAGAAGCGCTGGGAGGTTGCCCAATGGCCACAAAGACGTTGTCCGCACCGCCGCGGATGCGCACGTCGCCGACACTTCGGCGCATCCTTGCGCCGTATCCTCGGCCCGTGGAACTGCCCGACGGCGCCATGGTGATTTTGCGTCCGGTGGTGAGCGGCGATCGAGACAAGCTGGTTGCGCTGTTCATCGACATCCCGCACGAGGAACTCCGAAACCTGCAGGACAACGTGAGCGACCCGACGGTCGTCCTCCGTTGGTGCCGGAACCTGAATTACGATCGCGTGCTCCCGATCGTGGCCGAACTGGACGGCAAGATCGTGGGGGATGCCACCCTGCACCGGCGCGCGGTCGGCCCGATGCGGCAGATCGGGAGGTTCCGGGCCTACGTCCGGCCTGAATACCGGAACCGCGGGATCGGCACCGTGCTGCTTCAAGAGATCATGGGCGTCGCACGGCAGGTGGGGTTGACCCAGCTCGCCGTCGAGTTGTACGAAGATCAGACGGCGCTGCGGAAGGTGTTTTCGCGGTACGGGTTCCGCGAGGAAGGCCGCATTCCCGTCTACCAGCGGGTGATCCTCCTGCGCGACCTCGCCGAAGAACAGGAGACGACCGGCGCCGCGGGGGAGGAGAGGGCCGCCCCCGGGGAGATGACGACCGGAACCATACTGGGTAGGGACGGCCCCCGGCCGCGACAGCCCGGCGCGCCGTAGCGCGGCGCGCCCTGTTTTGTGATGTAAGCCGGCACGCTTAGTCCGACGCAGGGGCCGGAACGAGCTGCGGCTCCGAGCCGTGCACGACGAAGCGCTTATCCAGGTTTCTGAGGCGCTCCATGATCCCGCCGTACTCGAGTTCCTCCATTCCCAGCATCGCCGCGTTGAAGAAGCCCTGCGCGCGGATTTCGGCCCCCTTCTCCACGGCCTTCGTGCGGAACACGTCCCACACCGGGTTCTTGAATAGGTCGACCGGTCCCGTCAGGACCCCGTCGCGCACCGAGTACCCGGCCGCCGACACCATCGGCAGACAGTAGAAGATGCTCGAGTCGGTGTTGATCGGCACCGGCGCGAGCGGCATGTTGTGGCTGCCGCGCGTGTCGCCCGCGACGAACGGCACCTTGCTGAACGCCAGCCCGAACTCTTCCGTCGCCGGGAAGATCTTCTGGGTGCGGACGACCGCCACCGGGGTCGTCCTTTCCGACGTACTTGCCGGCGATGTGCTTCAACCGCGTCGTCGAGAGCGCCGCCGCCTGCTCCTCCGGATGCGCCCGCGAGTGAATGCTCTTGACGACGAACCGGCCGGTGTCCCGCAGCAGGGCCGCCATGTCGTACAGGTCCTCGGGCGCGCGCAGCGTGATCTCCCGCTCCGCCTCGGTATGGTTCACGTCCACGATCGTGAACGTGTATCCCTTGCCGATGTCCGGACTGAGCAGCAGGCCCGAGCAGTACATCGGATCGCAGGACGTCAGGTACAGCAGCAGGTTGAACGCCCCGGGTTCGGTCTTGTCGGCCGTCAGCACCATGAACGGCTCGGCCGCCCGCTCCGTGATGTCCATCTCCGCGACGCCCGGCCCCATGCCCTGCACGTTGCCGGAGAAGTCGCTCTTCAGGAGGTCCTGCTTCGCCCCGTAGAGGCCCTGCCGCTCCGCGATCGAGCCGGCGGCCATGAACACGTCGAACGCCAGGCGGTGGATCTCTCCCGAACCGACCCCGCGGCGGTGCGTCATCAGAGACAGATGTCGTCACCGGTGTGCGTGACCCGGAAGTCGATCAGCGACGAGCTGCGGCGCGCCTCCAGCATCTGCGATGCGGCCTGGAGCATCTCCACGCTCGGCAGCGTGTGCCCCCCGATACTGCCAATGTCGGCTTTGATCGCCGAAAGCGTCAAACGGCTCCGTGCAGACGTCACCGTCGCCACTTCACCCCCGCCGTCGTCTACATCTAGCGTCAGCATAGAAAGGACGCAGGCCCGCCGCCTATCGGGTCCCGCACCGATCGCCCTCGGTTGCGTACCGGATGTACGCCGCCGGACCGCAGGTCTACGGTAAAGATGGCGATGAGGCGCGCACCGTCCGAACGGCAATATGGCAAGGGGGGAAGGAAGATGAGCATTGTGCGGTGGGATCCATTCCGGTGGGATGCATTTGAGGATCTCGGAGGGCTTCGCCGGTCGATGGACCGGATGTTTGACGAGGTTCTTCTGCGCCACCCACGGCGGGCAACGACCCCCAAAGAATGGGAACCCGCGGTCGAGATGTTCGAGACGAATAACGAGGTAGTCGTGAGGGCCGATCTGCCCAGCATCGATCCGAAGCAGGTGGAGATCACCGTCACCGATGACATGATCACGCTGCGGGGCGAGACGAAGCACGAAGAAGAGCAGAAGGAACGCAACTACTACTACCGTGAGCTCCTGTACGGGGCGTTCGTCCGCACGCTCAGGTTTCCCACGCCCGTGAAGGGCGCGGAGGCCAAGGCCGTCTACAAGGACGGGGTGCTGGAAGTGAAGATCCCCAAGGCAGCGCCGGTGAAGCCGATTCCGGTGAAGGTGCAGACCGCGGCCTAAAGACCGCGCGTTTCGCTGCGCCCGATGAGGCCGCGCCTTCGGGCGCGGCCTTTGTTTCTGAGGACGGCCGAACTTCTCGCCTTCCTATTCCTAGGGTGCGACGGCGTTAGCCCGCCGCGTGACAACAGCAAAGGAACGCACCTACGTGACGGCTCGCGCTGTCTTCGGCCGCCCCCGACGGGTCCTACCGTCGGCTGGTGTTCTCCAGAGGTGCCTCTGAAGTGAACATGGCCGACCTTCGGAGTCCGTCCGGCGACGTTTGACTCAGCGTATGCTGCGTGCGCTCCCACTACGCAACATATCGTTGTGGTACTGCCCGGTCCATCGGGTCATGGTCATATTCTGGGCGGCGCCGGCGGCGGCGTGACCCGCGTTCACGGCGCGCCCTGACGGACGAGCTCGCGCTGCTCGTCGGTCACCCCGAACTCATGGTAGCGCCGCGCGAATTCCGTGAGGCGCGCGGCGACGCGGCCGTTGACGGAGTCGGCGGGGTAGAGGCCAGCGGCGTCGGGTGTCCCCGCCGCTACCCCGGTGAGGAGCTCGATCTCTTCGTCGACGGTACGGATCGCCCACACGTGGAACCGGCCCTCCCGGACGGCCGTCACGACCTCCTCGCGCAGCATCAGGTCGCGGACGTTCTGATGCGGAATCACAACGCCCTGCCGGCCGGTGAGACCCTTGATCTTGCACACGGAGTAGAAGCCTTCGATCTTCTCGTTGACGCCGCCGACCGGCTGGATCTCCCCCCTCTGGTTGACGGACCCGGTCACCGCGATCCCCTGGTCGATCGGCACGCCCGACAGCTCGCTGAGCAGCGCGCTGAGCTCCGTCGAGCTGGCGCTGTCGCCGTCGACGTCCGAGTACAGCTGCTCGAACGTCAACGACGCGGAGATGCTGAGCGGGTACTGCTGCGCAAAGCGGCCGGCGAGAAACGCCGCCAGCACGAACACGCCCTTCGTGTGAATCCGTCCGGACATCCGGGCCTCGCGCTCGATGTCGACCACCCCGCGGCTCCCGAGGTGGGCCCGCGCCGTGATGCGGCTCGGGTGGCCGAACGTATAGTCGCCGAGCTGCAGTACCGACAGCCCGTTGACCTGCCCGACCACCGCGCCGTCGGTATCCATGAGCAGTTGTCCCCGAGCGACCAGCTCGCGAAGCTTCTCCTCCACGAGGCTCGACCGGTAGACCTTTTCCTCGATCGCGCGCCGCACGTCGTCCCGCGTGACGAGCTCCCGTCCCTCCCGGCCGGCCCACGCGGACGCCTCGAACGCGATCTCCGTCACCGCGCCAAACCGCGTGCTGAGCTTGTCCTGGCTCCCCGCCATCCGGGCGCTGTACTCGAGCATGGCCGCCACGCCGGAGGCGTCGAATTGGCGCACGTGCGAATTGCGGCATACGGACGCGATCGTCCGGGCATACTCCCGCTCGGATGCGGGCGTGCGATCCATCACGACGTCGAAGTCGGCGCGGATCTTGAACAGCTTGTCGAACTCTTCGTCCAACGCATAGAGCAGATGATAGAGGTCCGGCGTCCCGACGAGGACGACTTTGACGTCCACCGGAATCGGCTCCGGCCTGAGCGTGCTCACCGCGATCATGCCCAGCGACTCGCCCAGCGGTTCGATCCGGATCTCCCGGCTCCGGAGCGCCCGCTTGAGACCCTCGTAGGCGAACGGGTTCGTCAGGACGTCGCGGATCTGGAGGATCAGGTACCCGCCGTTGGCGCGGTGGAGCGCGCCCGCCTTGATCATCGACGGATCGGTGACCAGCGTGCCGAACTCGGCCCGGTATTCCGCCTTGCCGACCAGATTGTAGTAGGTGGGGTTTGGCTCCACGACGACGGGGGCGCCGCGCGTCGCGCTGTTGTCGACCAGCAGAGTGACCTGGTAGCGGGCAAACGGGTCCGGCCGCGGCAGCGGCAGCAGCGCCGGCCGCCCGCCGGCGCCCTCCCCCCCGGCGGCCAGCAGGTCGGTGAGGCGCGCCAGCATGTCTTGTTTGCTCGCCTCGAGGAAGGCGATGACCTTCGCGTGATCGCGGTACTCTTGCTGGAGGCGCTCCAGCGGCGCGTCAACGACCGATCCAGCGGTCTCGATCTCCAGGCGGCGGAACGCGTCGCGGCCCTCCCGCTCCAGCGCCCGTATCTTCCGGCCGGTGTCGCTGACGAGCTCCTCGAGTTCCTTCATCCGCTCGACGAGGCGGGCCTGGTCGGCCTTCGGAAGCGCTTCGAAGGTCTCCGCGGGGATGGGCTCCCCGCGCAGGTCCACGGGCACGGTGAGCACGCCCGTCGGCGTGCGCTGCAGCGCGAACCCGTGGGTTCGCGCCTGGGCCTCCAAGCCTTCCCAGACGGCTTCGATCTTCTGCGCGTAGCGTTTGACGACGTCCGCGCGCTGTCGCTCGTACGCTTCGCTCGTGAATGCGCGGCGGAGCCCTTCGGACACGTCTCTCACGAACTCCGCCACGCCGTCGCGAAAAGCCCGCCCCCGGCTTGCCGGCATCGAGATGGCGATGGGTCGATCGGCCGCGCCGAAATCGCGGACGTAGCACCAATCCGGCGGGACCGGTCGTTCGCGGGCCGCGTCCTCGACCTGAGTCCGCGCGTAGGTGTTCCGGCCCGTCCCGGGATACCCGCTGACGAAGATGTTGTATCCGGGCTGATCGACGGAGAGTCCGAACGTCAGCGCCCTCATCGCCCGCGCCTGCCCCGTGACGTGCACCTCCGCCGGCAGATCGGCTGTCGTCGCAAAGCCGAAACCCGACGGATCGCAGGTCCAGCGAAGGGATTCGGCCGGCAGGGCGAGCGCCGAACGTGCGGGCGACTCGGCCATGCTAGGCAACCCGGACCTTCAGGCGATCGTAAATCTCACGAACGCGCTTCATTTCCGCGTCGGTCTGTCCACCTGCCCCGCCCGGGGGTTGACCAGGAATACGCTGTCCGTCGCCCGT
This is a stretch of genomic DNA from bacterium. It encodes these proteins:
- a CDS encoding CapA family protein, producing MRIVLLGDVMLGRLVNRHLATAAPEHPWGNTLSLLRSADALVAVLAAAHVTAVSLANNHSLDYGPDALRDCIAALVRHGIRPAGAGASLEAARRPAEFRALETRVACVAFTDNEPEWEAGSPGVHYVPVDPRDRRFARLLTVIKEARRTNDLVIVSAHWGPNWGYAPPDEHVTAAHLFADAGADVVLGHSPHVVRGVEIYRGRPILYSCGNYIDDYAVDAIERNDESFVFCLDYAAGALQRLLLAPTMIEDFQARLAQGPDAERIVTRMQTLCAGLGTEARPISEGLNVPCPAALNLAGRFLDAQRAGGNGAAYLPAGVRGIGPAPDPTSAPQPIAGSRGPRVRWCCRNTAG
- a CDS encoding GNAT family N-acetyltransferase → MATKTLSAPPRMRTSPTLRRILAPYPRPVELPDGAMVILRPVVSGDRDKLVALFIDIPHEELRNLQDNVSDPTVVLRWCRNLNYDRVLPIVAELDGKIVGDATLHRRAVGPMRQIGRFRAYVRPEYRNRGIGTVLLQEIMGVARQVGLTQLAVELYEDQTALRKVFSRYGFREEGRIPVYQRVILLRDLAEEQETTGAAGEERAAPGEMTTGTILGRDGPRPRQPGAP
- a CDS encoding Hsp20/alpha crystallin family protein gives rise to the protein MSIVRWDPFRWDAFEDLGGLRRSMDRMFDEVLLRHPRRATTPKEWEPAVEMFETNNEVVVRADLPSIDPKQVEITVTDDMITLRGETKHEEEQKERNYYYRELLYGAFVRTLRFPTPVKGAEAKAVYKDGVLEVKIPKAAPVKPIPVKVQTAA
- a CDS encoding ATP-binding protein, which gives rise to MAESPARSALALPAESLRWTCDPSGFGFATTADLPAEVHVTGQARAMRALTFGLSVDQPGYNIFVSGYPGTGRNTYARTQVEDAARERPVPPDWCYVRDFGAADRPIAISMPASRGRAFRDGVAEFVRDVSEGLRRAFTSEAYERQRADVVKRYAQKIEAVWEGLEAQARTHGFALQRTPTGVLTVPVDLRGEPIPAETFEALPKADQARLVERMKELEELVSDTGRKIRALEREGRDAFRRLEIETAGSVVDAPLERLQQEYRDHAKVIAFLEASKQDMLARLTDLLAAGGEGAGGRPALLPLPRPDPFARYQVTLLVDNSATRGAPVVVEPNPTYYNLVGKAEYRAEFGTLVTDPSMIKAGALHRANGGYLILQIRDVLTNPFAYEGLKRALRSREIRIEPLGESLGMIAVSTLRPEPIPVDVKVVLVGTPDLYHLLYALDEEFDKLFKIRADFDVVMDRTPASEREYARTIASVCRNSHVRQFDASGVAAMLEYSARMAGSQDKLSTRFGAVTEIAFEASAWAGREGRELVTRDDVRRAIEEKVYRSSLVEEKLRELVARGQLLMDTDGAVVGQVNGLSVLQLGDYTFGHPSRITARAHLGSRGVVDIEREARMSGRIHTKGVFVLAAFLAGRFAQQYPLSISASLTFEQLYSDVDGDSASSTELSALLSELSGVPIDQGIAVTGSVNQRGEIQPVGGVNEKIEGFYSVCKIKGLTGRQGVVIPHQNVRDLMLREEVVTAVREGRFHVWAIRTVDEEIELLTGVAAGTPDAAGLYPADSVNGRVAARLTEFARRYHEFGVTDEQRELVRQGAP